The Micromonospora sp. NBC_01740 genome includes a window with the following:
- a CDS encoding carbohydrate ABC transporter permease, giving the protein MALTTAPGPTRRRTGSVPTPAGRRGVGRSRHGDGLAGYVFLSPWLLGLLAVTAIPMLLSLYLSFTNYDILTPFSEVEWVGLANYERMFTADPSYWHSVRVTLTFALIAVPLKLAAALGVALLLNRAWRGVGLFRGLFYLPSLLGGSVALAIVWVNMFNREGAFNSLLGVFGIEGKPWVNDPDWALETLMVLAIWQFGAPMVIFLAGLKQVPTELYEAASVDGAGKWRQFVAVTLPMLSPVIFFNLVLETINGFQGFTAAFVLSNGTGGPVDSTLMYTLNLYITGFTNLEMGYASAMAWVFLLAIAIITAIFFSTGRFWVHYSDGEDR; this is encoded by the coding sequence GTGGCCCTGACCACGGCGCCCGGTCCGACCCGACGACGTACCGGATCCGTCCCGACCCCCGCCGGCAGGCGCGGGGTCGGGCGGTCCCGGCACGGTGACGGTCTGGCCGGCTACGTCTTCCTGTCGCCCTGGCTGCTCGGCCTGCTGGCCGTCACGGCGATACCCATGCTCCTGTCGCTCTACCTGAGCTTCACCAACTACGACATCCTCACCCCCTTCTCCGAGGTGGAGTGGGTCGGGCTCGCCAACTACGAGCGGATGTTCACCGCCGACCCGTCGTACTGGCACTCGGTGCGGGTGACGCTCACCTTCGCCCTGATCGCCGTGCCGCTGAAGCTGGCGGCCGCCCTCGGGGTGGCCCTGCTGCTCAATCGCGCCTGGCGCGGCGTCGGGCTGTTCCGCGGCCTGTTCTACCTGCCGTCACTGCTCGGCGGCAGCGTCGCGCTGGCCATCGTCTGGGTGAACATGTTCAACCGCGAGGGCGCGTTCAACTCGCTGCTGGGCGTCTTCGGCATCGAGGGCAAGCCGTGGGTCAACGACCCCGACTGGGCGCTGGAGACCCTCATGGTGCTCGCCATCTGGCAGTTCGGCGCGCCCATGGTGATCTTCCTGGCCGGCCTCAAGCAGGTGCCCACCGAGCTCTACGAGGCGGCCTCCGTCGACGGCGCCGGCAAGTGGCGGCAGTTCGTCGCCGTCACCCTGCCGATGCTCTCGCCGGTGATCTTCTTCAACCTGGTGCTGGAGACCATCAACGGCTTCCAGGGCTTCACCGCCGCGTTCGTGCTCAGCAACGGCACCGGCGGCCCCGTCGACTCCACCCTGATGTACACGCTGAACCTCTACATCACGGGCTTCACCAACCTGGAGATGGGCTACGCCTCGGCGATGGCCTGGGTCTTCCTGCTCGCCATCGCGATCATCACCGCGATCTTCTTCAGCACCGGGCGGTTCTGGGTGCACTACTCGGACGGGGAGGACCGGTGA
- the uxaC gene encoding glucuronate isomerase has translation MPTTDLLFPADPAQRAVARRLYALAAPQPIISPHGHVDPAILAEDRPFPDPARLLIVPDHYLTRMLLSQGVPPADLGVPTVDGSPTEPDGRTIWRRFAAHWHLFRGTPSRLWLEQTFRDVFGVRTPLSPATADAVYDELAARLAEPEFRPRALFERFGIEVLATTESPLDDLGQHAKLAADGWGGPGGRVITTFRPDNVADMEFDGWADNVAQLGEITGEDTGTYAGYLAALRRRRTAFIAAGATCTDHGHPTARTLALGADEAARLYDKGLRGVADAADAETFRAHMLLEFARMSLDDGLVMQLHPGSVRNHNRWLYARHGRDVGGDLPQATEYLHALTPLLDAYGNDPRLRVVLYTLDEYTFSRELAPLAGGYAALYLGAPWWFLDSPEVLRRFRESVTESAGFYNTAGFVDDTRAFCSIPVRHDVARRVDAAYLARLVTEHRLDEDEAAETIVDLAYRLPKKVFKIGENVL, from the coding sequence GTGCCCACGACCGACCTGCTCTTCCCCGCCGACCCCGCGCAACGCGCGGTGGCCCGCCGGCTGTACGCGCTGGCCGCGCCCCAGCCGATCATCTCCCCGCACGGGCACGTCGACCCGGCGATCCTGGCCGAGGACCGCCCCTTCCCGGACCCGGCGCGGCTGCTCATCGTGCCCGACCACTACCTCACCCGGATGCTGCTCAGCCAGGGCGTCCCCCCGGCCGACCTGGGCGTGCCCACCGTCGACGGCAGCCCCACGGAGCCCGACGGGCGCACCATCTGGCGACGCTTCGCCGCGCACTGGCACCTGTTCCGGGGCACCCCCTCCCGGCTCTGGCTGGAGCAGACCTTCCGCGACGTGTTCGGGGTGCGCACCCCGCTCTCCCCGGCCACCGCCGACGCCGTCTACGACGAGCTCGCGGCCCGGCTCGCCGAGCCGGAGTTCCGGCCCCGGGCGCTGTTCGAGCGGTTCGGCATCGAGGTGCTCGCCACCACCGAGTCGCCGCTGGACGACCTCGGGCAGCACGCCAAGCTCGCCGCCGACGGCTGGGGCGGGCCGGGCGGCCGGGTGATCACCACGTTCCGGCCGGACAACGTGGCCGACATGGAGTTCGACGGCTGGGCGGACAACGTCGCGCAGCTCGGCGAGATCACCGGCGAGGACACCGGCACGTACGCCGGCTACCTGGCGGCGCTGCGCCGGCGGCGGACGGCCTTCATCGCGGCCGGCGCCACCTGCACCGACCACGGCCACCCCACCGCGCGCACCCTGGCGCTGGGCGCGGACGAGGCCGCGCGCCTCTACGACAAGGGCCTGCGCGGGGTCGCCGACGCGGCCGACGCGGAGACGTTCCGGGCGCACATGCTGCTGGAGTTCGCCCGGATGTCGCTGGACGACGGCCTCGTCATGCAGCTGCACCCCGGCTCGGTGCGCAACCACAACCGCTGGCTGTACGCGCGGCACGGCCGCGACGTCGGCGGCGACCTGCCGCAGGCCACCGAGTACCTGCACGCGCTGACCCCGCTGCTGGACGCGTACGGCAACGACCCGCGGCTGCGGGTGGTGCTCTACACCCTCGACGAGTACACCTTCAGCCGGGAACTCGCCCCCCTGGCGGGCGGGTACGCCGCCCTGTACCTCGGCGCGCCGTGGTGGTTCCTGGACTCGCCCGAGGTGCTGCGCCGGTTCCGCGAGTCGGTCACCGAGTCCGCGGGCTTCTACAACACCGCCGGGTTCGTCGACGACACCCGCGCGTTCTGCTCCATCCCGGTACGCCACGACGTGGCCCGCCGGGTCGACGCCGCCTACCTGGCCCGGCTGGTCACCGAGCACCGCCTCGACGAGGACGAGGCGGCCGAGACCATCGTCGACCTGGCGTACCGGCTGCCGAAGAAGGTCTTCAAGATCGGAGAGAATGTCCTGTGA
- a CDS encoding mannitol dehydrogenase family protein has translation MTGAARLGLGTLRRLPTESRPLIRPGSAPAGIVHLGLGAFHRAHQAVYTEEAMAHAGGDWGIVGVAPRNPDVATTLAAQDNLFSVTTTSAEGCHTRVVGALAGTRHAAGDPAAVVALLADPAIRVVTLTVTEKAYQLDPVTGRLRPDPEVAADLRTDRAPVTVPGLLLRGLLARAAAQGPPLALVSCDNLPANGRRLRGLVEQSVAYAGVPEPLADWVREHVSFPGTMVDRIVPASTAQTLADAERALGVSDLAAVVAEPYRQWVIEDDFPGGRPAWERAGAVLTADAGSWERLKLRALNGVHSAAAYLGALAGRETIADALALPHLTTVLRQLVAEDVAASFDPPEGVSVVAYGEEVLTRFANPAIHHRTLQVALDGSQKLPQRILHTIADLRAAGRSAHWATLVVAAWLRFAQGHADDGSPLPLADPLAEEIRAALAAGAKTPAGAVDAVFALREVFPAEVAEDDDVRAEVTGWLTALQRHGVAATLAGAR, from the coding sequence ATGACCGGCGCCGCCCGGCTCGGTCTCGGGACGCTACGCCGGCTGCCGACCGAGAGCCGCCCGCTGATCCGCCCGGGCAGCGCGCCGGCGGGGATCGTGCACCTCGGGCTGGGCGCGTTCCACCGCGCCCACCAGGCGGTCTACACCGAGGAGGCGATGGCGCACGCCGGGGGCGACTGGGGCATCGTCGGCGTGGCGCCACGCAACCCCGACGTGGCGACGACGCTGGCCGCGCAGGACAACCTGTTCAGCGTCACCACCACCAGCGCCGAGGGGTGCCACACCCGGGTCGTCGGCGCGCTGGCCGGGACCCGGCACGCCGCCGGTGATCCCGCCGCCGTGGTGGCGCTGCTGGCCGACCCGGCGATCCGGGTGGTCACGCTCACCGTGACGGAGAAGGCGTACCAGCTCGACCCGGTGACCGGCCGGCTGCGGCCCGACCCGGAGGTCGCCGCCGACCTGCGCACCGACCGGGCGCCGGTCACCGTCCCGGGCCTGCTGCTGCGCGGGCTGCTCGCCCGCGCCGCCGCGCAGGGCCCGCCGTTGGCCCTGGTCAGCTGCGACAACCTGCCCGCGAACGGCCGCCGGCTGCGCGGCCTGGTCGAGCAGTCGGTGGCGTACGCGGGGGTGCCGGAGCCGCTGGCCGACTGGGTGCGGGAGCACGTCAGCTTCCCCGGCACCATGGTCGACCGGATCGTGCCGGCCAGCACGGCGCAGACCCTCGCCGACGCCGAGCGCGCCCTGGGGGTATCTGACCTGGCGGCGGTGGTCGCCGAGCCGTACCGGCAGTGGGTGATCGAGGACGACTTCCCGGGCGGCCGGCCGGCCTGGGAGCGGGCCGGCGCGGTGCTCACCGCCGACGCGGGATCCTGGGAGCGGTTGAAGCTGCGCGCCCTCAACGGCGTGCACTCGGCCGCCGCCTACCTGGGTGCGCTGGCCGGCCGGGAGACCATCGCCGACGCGCTGGCCCTGCCGCACCTGACCACGGTGCTGCGGCAGCTGGTCGCCGAGGACGTGGCGGCCAGCTTCGACCCGCCCGAGGGCGTCTCGGTCGTCGCGTACGGCGAGGAGGTGCTGACCCGGTTCGCCAACCCGGCGATCCACCACCGCACCCTCCAGGTGGCCCTGGACGGCTCGCAGAAGCTGCCGCAGCGGATCCTGCACACCATCGCCGACCTGCGGGCCGCGGGCCGGTCGGCGCACTGGGCCACGCTGGTGGTGGCCGCCTGGCTGCGCTTCGCGCAGGGCCACGCCGACGACGGCAGCCCCCTGCCGCTGGCCGACCCGCTCGCCGAGGAGATCCGCGCCGCGCTCGCCGCCGGAGCGAAGACCCCGGCGGGGGCCGTCGACGCGGTGTTCGCGCTGCGCGAGGTCTTCCCCGCCGAGGTGGCCGAGGACGACGACGTACGCGCCGAGGTGACCGGGTGGCTGACCGCCCTGCAACGGCACGGGGTGGCCGCGACGCTGGCGGGCGCCCGGTGA
- a CDS encoding carbohydrate ABC transporter permease, whose protein sequence is MIGTSLKSQEEIVNNIGLLPNEFTPGNYADGWTNFDFSFGRFFLNSAMVSLLTVVGNGVSCLLAAYAFARLRFRLRGVWFAVMIGTLLLPGHVLIVPQYILFRSLGLVGGEWPYLPLLIPQFLATEAFFVFLMVQFMRGIPRELDEAAKIDGANAFGIFRHVILPLSRPALVTTAIFSFIWTWNDFFRQLVFLSDLEDYTVPVALTLFIDSTSQSAVGPMFAMSVLSLLPVFLFFVAFQRMLVEGINTSGLKG, encoded by the coding sequence ATGATCGGTACGTCCCTGAAGAGCCAGGAGGAGATCGTCAACAACATCGGCCTGCTGCCGAACGAGTTCACCCCCGGCAACTACGCCGACGGCTGGACCAACTTCGACTTCAGCTTCGGCCGGTTCTTCCTCAACAGCGCGATGGTCAGCCTGCTGACCGTGGTCGGCAACGGCGTCTCCTGCCTGCTCGCCGCGTACGCCTTCGCGCGGCTGCGGTTCCGGCTGCGGGGCGTCTGGTTCGCCGTCATGATCGGGACGCTCCTGCTGCCCGGGCACGTGCTGATCGTGCCGCAGTACATCCTGTTCCGCAGCCTGGGCCTGGTGGGCGGCGAGTGGCCGTACCTGCCGCTGCTGATCCCGCAGTTCCTGGCCACCGAGGCGTTCTTCGTCTTCCTGATGGTGCAGTTCATGCGGGGCATCCCGCGCGAGCTCGACGAGGCTGCCAAGATCGACGGCGCGAACGCCTTCGGCATCTTCCGGCACGTGATCCTGCCGCTGAGCCGGCCGGCGCTGGTCACCACGGCGATCTTCTCGTTCATCTGGACCTGGAACGACTTCTTCCGGCAGCTCGTCTTCCTCTCCGACCTCGAGGACTACACCGTGCCGGTGGCGCTGACCCTGTTCATCGACTCGACGAGCCAGAGCGCCGTCGGCCCGATGTTCGCCATGTCGGTGCTGTCGCTGCTGCCGGTGTTCCTGTTCTTCGTGGCCTTCCAGCGGATGCTGGTGGAGGGCATCAACACGAGCGGACTCAAGGGATGA
- a CDS encoding ABC transporter substrate-binding protein, producing the protein MHPATPPTTGTQAVPVHRTPVRRRRLIRGLLATVVALPLVLGAAACGGDDEASTDPNAPVKLSVFWWGGEARAKLTEEALALYTKKHPNVTFEKTWQANQGYFDKLATLTAGGNPPDLFQIDDNYLAEYASRSTTLDLTSYKDSGDLDVSKFPKSLWQYGVVDGKLAGVAAGENTQGLVYNKTLLTKNGLPEPTTGMSWEEHIAWAEQVAKKTKVPGTQDPSADYKAFWVWLRQQGKDLYKGKELGFTAEDVTKWFDLWKGARDRGATPTPDVIHEGNATDITKQLVVTGKAGTSWVWVNQMPELKKNTKDELGVIAYPGDPSAQWARASMYWSVFKGSKHKDVAVDVINFLANDPEAVKILGTDRGLPSNLDLRRVVSDDVTDPAMKQSIQVESDLAEKFGEAPQVPLKGHSKVRSELIKAAENAQYGRISSAQAAEQFIAACKTAIA; encoded by the coding sequence ATGCACCCCGCAACGCCCCCCACCACTGGCACGCAGGCCGTGCCCGTTCACCGTACCCCCGTCCGCCGACGGCGGTTGATCCGCGGCCTGCTCGCCACGGTCGTCGCCCTGCCCCTGGTCCTCGGTGCCGCCGCCTGCGGCGGCGACGACGAGGCCAGCACCGACCCGAACGCCCCGGTCAAGCTCTCGGTCTTCTGGTGGGGCGGTGAGGCCCGGGCGAAACTGACCGAGGAGGCCCTCGCCCTCTACACCAAGAAGCACCCGAACGTCACGTTCGAGAAGACCTGGCAGGCCAACCAGGGCTACTTCGACAAGCTGGCCACCCTCACGGCCGGCGGCAACCCGCCGGACCTCTTCCAGATCGACGACAACTACCTGGCCGAGTACGCCTCGCGCAGCACCACCCTCGACCTGACGTCGTACAAGGACTCCGGCGACCTCGACGTGTCGAAGTTCCCCAAGAGCCTCTGGCAGTACGGCGTGGTCGACGGCAAGCTCGCCGGCGTGGCCGCGGGGGAGAACACCCAGGGCCTGGTCTACAACAAGACGCTGCTGACCAAGAACGGCCTGCCCGAGCCGACCACGGGGATGAGCTGGGAGGAGCACATCGCCTGGGCCGAGCAGGTGGCGAAGAAGACCAAGGTGCCCGGCACCCAGGACCCGAGCGCCGACTACAAGGCGTTCTGGGTGTGGCTGCGCCAGCAGGGCAAGGACCTCTACAAGGGCAAGGAGCTCGGCTTCACCGCCGAGGACGTGACGAAGTGGTTCGACCTGTGGAAGGGAGCCCGGGACCGGGGCGCCACCCCGACCCCCGACGTCATCCACGAGGGCAACGCCACCGACATCACCAAGCAGCTCGTGGTCACCGGCAAGGCCGGCACCAGCTGGGTCTGGGTCAACCAGATGCCGGAGCTGAAGAAGAACACCAAGGACGAGCTGGGCGTCATCGCCTACCCCGGTGACCCGAGCGCCCAGTGGGCCCGCGCCTCCATGTACTGGTCGGTATTCAAGGGCAGCAAGCACAAGGACGTCGCGGTCGACGTGATCAACTTCCTGGCCAACGACCCCGAGGCGGTCAAGATCCTCGGCACCGACCGTGGCCTGCCGTCGAACCTGGACCTGCGCCGGGTGGTCAGCGACGACGTCACCGACCCGGCGATGAAGCAGTCGATCCAGGTCGAGTCCGACCTGGCGGAGAAGTTCGGCGAGGCGCCGCAGGTCCCGCTCAAGGGGCACAGCAAGGTCCGCTCCGAGCTGATCAAGGCCGCCGAGAACGCCCAGTACGGCCGGATCAGCTCCGCCCAGGCGGCGGAGCAGTTCATCGCCGCCTGCAAGACCGCCATCGCCTGA
- a CDS encoding PmoA family protein, with the protein MTENDRQLSVDDVPVARYVVDPAIDPRHGPRPYLHPVRTLGGTVVTDAFPADHVWHLGASLAVQDVDGTNLWGGRTYVRDTGYTWRDDHGRIAHTRWETRDPQRLAHQLEWRDRDGAVLLTERRELAAQRVGERAWALDVGYTLTAPADRDVALGSPATNGRPGGAGYGGFFWRAVSATPARVCTATAEGEDAVNGSDAPWLAFAGTGPDGAAYTLVLAGLAEGDRWFVRTAMYPGVCVAFAFDRPRVITAGTSRTGRHRVVVADGTLDQATAAALAAGGTV; encoded by the coding sequence GTGACCGAGAACGATCGGCAGCTCAGCGTCGACGACGTGCCGGTGGCCCGGTACGTCGTCGACCCGGCGATCGACCCCCGGCACGGCCCCCGCCCGTACCTGCACCCCGTGCGGACCCTCGGCGGGACCGTGGTCACCGACGCGTTCCCGGCCGACCACGTCTGGCACCTCGGCGCGTCCCTGGCCGTGCAGGACGTCGACGGCACCAACCTCTGGGGCGGGCGCACCTACGTCCGCGACACCGGCTACACGTGGCGCGACGACCACGGCCGCATCGCGCACACCCGCTGGGAGACCCGCGACCCGCAACGGCTCGCGCACCAGCTGGAGTGGCGGGACCGGGACGGGGCGGTGCTGCTCACCGAGCGGCGGGAGCTGGCCGCGCAGCGGGTCGGCGAGCGGGCCTGGGCCCTCGACGTCGGGTACACGCTGACCGCCCCCGCCGACCGGGACGTCGCCCTGGGCAGCCCGGCGACCAACGGACGCCCGGGTGGCGCCGGCTACGGCGGCTTCTTCTGGCGGGCGGTCAGCGCGACACCCGCGCGGGTGTGCACCGCCACCGCCGAGGGGGAGGACGCGGTCAACGGCAGCGACGCGCCGTGGCTGGCCTTCGCCGGCACCGGGCCGGACGGGGCCGCGTACACGCTCGTGCTGGCCGGCCTCGCGGAGGGCGACCGCTGGTTCGTCCGCACCGCGATGTACCCGGGGGTCTGCGTGGCGTTCGCCTTCGACCGGCCCAGGGTGATCACCGCGGGTACGAGTCGCACCGGGCGGCACCGCGTGGTCGTCGCCGACGGCACGCTCGACCAGGCGACGGCCGCCGCGTTGGCCGCCGGCGGGACGGTGTGA
- a CDS encoding enolase C-terminal domain-like protein: MSVTVTAVDVHDVRFPTAAAGDGSDAINRGDYSASYVELRTDAGVTGAGFTFTNGRGNELTCAAIEALAHHVRGRTVEEIFADPVTFWRSLSADVQLRWLGPEKGVIHMATGALVNAVWDLRAKLAGKPLWQLLAELPTEELVASIDFHHITDALTPDEAAAILDKGLVGLDERRAGLERDGFPSYTTSVGWLGYPDDKVRALTRQAYAEGWRAMKMKVGGLPADDLRRARIIREEIGPDALLMMDANQVWDVDEAITNMTALAEVDPYWIEEPTHADDILGHARIARAVTGLTDGRCRVATGEVAANRVIFKQLLQAEAIGVMQIDACRVGGVNEVLAEILMAAKFGVPICPHSGGVGLCEYVQHLAVFDYLRVGTSLDGRMVEYVDHLHEHFVDPVRTREGRYLLPQAPGYSSTMKPESIAEFRFPDGPVWR, encoded by the coding sequence GTGAGTGTCACCGTCACCGCCGTCGACGTGCACGACGTGCGGTTCCCGACCGCCGCCGCGGGCGACGGCTCGGACGCGATCAACCGGGGTGACTACTCGGCCAGCTACGTCGAGCTGCGCACCGACGCCGGCGTCACCGGGGCCGGGTTCACCTTCACCAACGGTCGCGGCAACGAGCTGACCTGCGCGGCGATCGAGGCCCTCGCCCACCACGTGCGGGGCCGGACCGTGGAGGAGATCTTCGCCGACCCGGTGACGTTCTGGCGCTCGCTGAGCGCCGACGTGCAGCTGCGCTGGCTGGGCCCGGAGAAGGGGGTCATCCACATGGCCACCGGCGCCCTGGTCAACGCGGTCTGGGACCTGCGGGCCAAGCTGGCCGGCAAGCCGTTGTGGCAGCTGCTCGCCGAGCTGCCCACCGAGGAGCTGGTGGCCAGCATCGACTTCCATCACATCACCGACGCCCTCACCCCGGACGAGGCGGCGGCCATCCTCGACAAGGGACTGGTCGGGCTGGACGAGCGCCGGGCCGGGCTGGAGCGCGACGGGTTCCCGTCGTACACCACCTCGGTGGGCTGGCTGGGCTACCCCGACGACAAGGTCCGGGCGCTGACCCGGCAGGCGTACGCCGAGGGGTGGCGGGCGATGAAGATGAAGGTCGGCGGGCTGCCGGCCGACGACCTGCGGCGGGCGCGGATCATCCGGGAGGAGATCGGCCCGGACGCGCTGCTGATGATGGACGCCAACCAGGTCTGGGACGTCGACGAGGCGATCACCAACATGACCGCCCTGGCGGAGGTGGACCCGTACTGGATCGAGGAGCCGACGCACGCCGACGACATCCTCGGGCACGCCCGGATCGCGCGGGCGGTCACCGGCCTGACCGACGGCCGGTGCCGGGTCGCCACCGGTGAGGTGGCCGCCAACCGGGTCATCTTCAAGCAGCTGCTTCAGGCCGAGGCGATCGGCGTGATGCAGATCGACGCCTGCCGGGTCGGCGGCGTCAACGAGGTCCTCGCCGAGATCCTGATGGCGGCGAAGTTCGGGGTGCCGATCTGCCCGCACTCCGGCGGCGTGGGTCTGTGCGAGTACGTCCAGCACCTGGCGGTCTTCGACTACCTGCGGGTCGGCACCAGCCTCGACGGCCGGATGGTCGAGTACGTCGACCACCTGCACGAGCACTTCGTCGACCCGGTGCGCACCCGCGAGGGGCGCTACCTGCTGCCGCAGGCGCCCGGCTACAGCTCCACGATGAAGCCGGAGTCGATCGCCGAGTTCCGCTTCCCCGACGGACCGGTGTGGCGATGA
- a CDS encoding Gfo/Idh/MocA family protein — MSSSTGQRVRHALVGTGSRAEMFVRALVRDHADTAELVAFADVNQARMDAHNRWLGELGHPPVPTYRAEDLAVMLAKERVDVLVVTSVDDTHAAHVDTALRAGCDVITEKPMTVDAAGCRQILDAVADTGRQVRVAFNYRYNPLHEKLRELLADGAIGEVGSVHFEWLLDVRHGADYFRRWHRDKAHSGGLMVHKAGHHFDLVNWWLDATPVEVYATGRLFFYGEAGHRHGYARDYERAHGSPAADDDPFALRLDAHPKLRELYLDAEAEDGYQRDRNVFAPGVDIEDDMAVLARYSTGATMTYHLTAYAPYEGYRVMVNGSRGRLELEVVESDHVSPASAGALKGAALHGDEAAAEAGSATLTLRPFWAPPQVVPVTGHTRSGHGGADARMARVLIAGEPDPMGRAATARDGALALLTGLAANRSFTTGAPVRVADLLDLS; from the coding sequence ATGTCGTCCAGCACCGGTCAACGGGTCCGACACGCCCTGGTGGGCACCGGGTCCCGGGCCGAGATGTTCGTCCGGGCGCTGGTGCGCGACCACGCCGACACCGCCGAACTCGTCGCGTTCGCCGACGTCAACCAGGCCCGGATGGACGCCCACAACCGGTGGCTCGGCGAGCTGGGCCACCCGCCGGTGCCGACGTACCGGGCCGAGGACCTGGCCGTCATGCTCGCCAAGGAGCGCGTCGACGTGCTGGTGGTGACGAGCGTGGACGACACCCACGCCGCGCACGTCGACACGGCGTTGCGGGCCGGCTGCGACGTCATCACCGAGAAGCCGATGACCGTGGACGCGGCCGGCTGCCGGCAGATCCTCGACGCGGTCGCCGACACCGGGCGGCAGGTGCGGGTGGCGTTCAACTACCGCTACAACCCCCTGCACGAGAAGCTGCGCGAGCTGCTCGCCGACGGCGCGATCGGCGAGGTGGGCTCGGTGCACTTCGAGTGGCTGCTCGACGTGCGGCACGGCGCCGACTACTTCCGCCGCTGGCACCGCGACAAGGCGCACTCCGGCGGGCTGATGGTGCACAAGGCCGGCCACCACTTCGACCTGGTCAACTGGTGGCTGGACGCCACCCCCGTCGAGGTGTACGCCACCGGCCGGCTGTTCTTCTACGGCGAGGCCGGCCACCGGCACGGCTACGCCCGCGACTACGAGCGGGCGCACGGCTCCCCCGCCGCCGACGACGACCCGTTCGCGCTGCGGCTCGACGCGCACCCGAAACTGCGCGAGCTCTACCTCGACGCCGAGGCCGAGGACGGCTACCAGCGCGACCGCAACGTCTTCGCCCCGGGCGTGGACATCGAGGACGACATGGCGGTGCTCGCCCGCTACTCCACCGGCGCGACGATGACCTACCACCTCACCGCGTACGCCCCCTACGAGGGCTACCGGGTGATGGTCAACGGCAGCCGGGGCCGCCTGGAGCTGGAGGTCGTGGAGAGCGACCACGTCAGCCCGGCGTCCGCCGGTGCGCTCAAGGGCGCGGCGCTGCACGGCGACGAGGCCGCCGCCGAGGCCGGCTCCGCCACGCTGACCCTGCGGCCGTTCTGGGCGCCGCCGCAGGTCGTACCCGTGACCGGGCACACCCGCTCCGGGCACGGCGGCGCCGACGCCCGGATGGCCCGGGTCCTGATCGCCGGCGAGCCGGACCCGATGGGGCGGGCGGCGACCGCCCGCGACGGCGCCCTCGCCCTGCTAACCGGGCTGGCCGCGAACCGCTCCTTCACCACCGGCGCCCCGGTCCGGGTCGCCGACCTGCTCGACCTCTCCTGA
- a CDS encoding LacI family DNA-binding transcriptional regulator: MPATIRDVARASGVHISTVSRTFSAPHLVNPETRGRVLACAEELGYRPNRAARALITGRTHNVGLIIADIANPFFPPLIKAAESQARQRDYHVFVADTNEDPIAEEELVHALAKQVDGVLLCSPRMSNSMIEQLSREVPLVVINRQVAGLPCVTMDVGQGARSAIEHLLGLGHRRIALLSGPRGSWTSREIRRAAGVAARAGGAEFTVLGPNQPTEIGGAALAEQVRRSEATAVLAYNDLMAIGLIEGLDAVGMRVPQDVSVVGIDDIALSRLTRPKLTTVATPNAAAGRTAVDMLLQHDTVAARGSRGGRGVTSDDRRTTAQVMLQTELVIRDSTAAAPADGRNRPDAELVVPGPHRLAGPGRPTAATGGVVAS, translated from the coding sequence GTGCCAGCCACCATCCGAGACGTCGCCCGGGCCTCCGGCGTGCACATCTCCACGGTCTCCCGCACGTTCTCGGCCCCGCACCTGGTCAACCCGGAGACCCGGGGCCGGGTGCTGGCCTGCGCCGAGGAGCTCGGCTACCGGCCCAACCGCGCCGCCCGCGCCCTGATCACCGGCCGTACGCACAACGTCGGTCTGATCATCGCGGACATCGCCAACCCGTTCTTCCCGCCGCTGATCAAGGCGGCGGAGAGCCAGGCCCGCCAACGCGACTACCACGTGTTCGTGGCCGACACCAACGAGGACCCGATCGCCGAGGAGGAGCTGGTCCACGCCCTCGCGAAGCAGGTGGACGGGGTGCTGCTGTGCAGCCCGCGGATGAGCAACAGCATGATCGAGCAGCTCAGCCGCGAGGTGCCGCTGGTGGTGATAAACCGGCAGGTCGCCGGCCTGCCGTGCGTCACCATGGACGTCGGGCAGGGCGCCCGGTCGGCCATCGAGCACCTGCTCGGCCTCGGCCACCGGCGGATCGCGCTGCTCAGCGGGCCGCGCGGCTCGTGGACCAGCCGGGAGATCCGCCGGGCGGCCGGCGTCGCGGCGCGGGCCGGGGGCGCCGAGTTCACCGTCCTCGGGCCCAACCAGCCCACCGAGATTGGCGGCGCGGCCCTCGCCGAGCAGGTCCGCCGCAGCGAGGCCACGGCGGTCCTCGCCTACAACGACCTGATGGCGATCGGCCTGATCGAAGGGCTCGACGCCGTCGGGATGCGCGTCCCACAGGACGTGAGCGTCGTCGGCATCGACGACATCGCCCTGAGCCGGCTCACCCGGCCCAAGTTGACGACGGTGGCCACGCCCAACGCGGCCGCCGGCCGGACGGCCGTCGACATGCTCCTGCAACACGACACCGTCGCCGCCCGTGGCTCACGCGGCGGTCGGGGTGTCACGAGCGACGACCGTCGTACCACCGCACAGGTAATGCTCCAGACCGAACTGGTCATCCGCGACTCGACCGCCGCCGCGCCGGCAGACGGTCGGAACCGCCCCGACGCCGAGTTGGTCGTCCCGGGCCCGCATCGCCTTGCGGGCCCGGGTCGCCCGACCGCGGCCACCGGTGGCGTCGTCGCCTCCTAA